A DNA window from Borrelia sp. HM contains the following coding sequences:
- a CDS encoding TrkH family potassium uptake protein, giving the protein MLKFKFGDRFFLFSYFILIMLLGSFLLSLPISWNGEEKLDYIDVLFTSVSAVSITGLVTVKMENFSTFGFIVIMLLIQFGGLGFITIATFYLLIPKRKLNLTDARIIKQYSLSNIEYNPIKILKGILFITFLIELIGLILILLCFNLRGIRISLLEALFTAVSAFCNAGFSMHSESIYAWRDVPEAIVVVAILIVCGGLGFMVYRDVTNTIKYRKKLSLHAKIVFLLSFFLIVFGAVVFFFAEIHKLEEGHSLGDLILNSIFYSISTRTAGFSYFENSLITSRTQMLSLPFMLIGGAPGSTAGGIKITTFFLILLAVVKSQNGQDGNGYIIGYYKVSLDSIRFALLFFVRAIFILCFAFFVLLATEGGGKCRVIGLGYEVFSAFGTVGLSVGVTQDLSFLGKVIIIFTMFAGRIGLFSIAIFGSRRSRFEEFTRPRQDILVG; this is encoded by the coding sequence ATGTTGAAATTTAAATTTGGTGATAGGTTTTTCCTTTTCAGTTATTTTATTTTAATTATGTTATTAGGCTCTTTCTTATTGTCATTACCGATTTCTTGGAATGGTGAGGAAAAATTAGATTACATAGATGTTTTATTTACATCTGTGTCTGCTGTTAGTATTACAGGACTTGTTACTGTGAAGATGGAAAATTTTTCTACTTTTGGTTTTATCGTTATAATGCTATTGATCCAATTTGGAGGTCTTGGTTTTATAACAATTGCGACTTTTTATTTGCTTATTCCTAAGCGTAAGTTGAACTTAACTGATGCTAGGATAATAAAGCAATATTCTCTTTCAAATATTGAATACAATCCTATTAAAATCCTGAAGGGTATACTTTTTATAACTTTTTTAATTGAACTAATTGGACTAATATTAATATTATTATGTTTTAATCTTAGAGGTATTAGGATTTCATTGCTTGAAGCTTTATTTACAGCAGTTTCAGCTTTTTGTAATGCAGGTTTTTCTATGCATTCTGAGAGTATTTATGCGTGGCGTGATGTTCCTGAAGCCATAGTTGTTGTTGCGATTTTAATTGTTTGTGGTGGACTTGGATTTATGGTGTATCGTGATGTTACTAATACTATTAAATATAGAAAAAAGCTGTCTCTTCATGCCAAAATTGTTTTTTTACTTAGTTTCTTTTTAATTGTTTTTGGTGCAGTTGTGTTTTTTTTCGCAGAGATTCATAAACTTGAGGAAGGTCATTCACTTGGCGATCTCATACTTAATTCTATATTTTATTCAATAAGTACAAGAACAGCTGGTTTTAGTTATTTTGAAAATTCTCTTATTACAAGTAGAACCCAAATGCTTTCGTTGCCTTTCATGTTAATTGGTGGTGCTCCAGGTTCTACTGCTGGAGGAATTAAGATTACTACCTTTTTTTTAATTTTGCTTGCAGTAGTAAAATCTCAAAATGGTCAAGATGGTAATGGTTATATTATTGGTTATTATAAGGTTTCTCTTGATAGCATAAGATTTGCGCTTTTATTTTTTGTAAGAGCCATTTTTATTTTATGTTTTGCATTTTTTGTTCTTCTTGCTACTGAAGGTGGTGGTAAGTGTAGAGTTATTGGTTTAGGATATGAGGTTTTCTCTGCTTTTGGGACTGTTGGTTTGTCAGTTGGTGTTACACAGGATTTGTCATTTTTAGGTAAAGTAATTATAATTTTTACTATGTTTGCAGGTCGTATAGGACTTTTTTCTATTGCGATTTTTGGTTCAAGAAGATCTCGTTTTGAAGAATTTACAAGACCAAGACAAGATATTTTAGTGGGTTAA
- a CDS encoding TrkA family potassium uptake protein yields the protein MKTFVIIGLSNLGIHILENLSKLDCQVIIVDTSREVIEEYDVISTESFVLEQFTKNALKKIIPIDTDAVIIDFNNDLGKSALITHYCNLLGVKEIYVKTEDSDDAEILKTLGATKIIFPSKDAAKRLTPLLVSPNLSTYSIVGHDIIVAETVIPKEYVGKTLLEADLRREKGITVIAVRNLSNSRYEFVDGDYFFLKDDKIVICGKPDKIENFTNNKDLIKDLISVSKSECTSSKVKVESNRFRFLKFFDCMKKFNKDNGND from the coding sequence GTGAAAACATTTGTTATTATTGGTCTTAGTAATTTAGGTATACATATTCTTGAAAATTTGAGTAAACTTGATTGTCAGGTTATTATTGTTGATACATCAAGGGAAGTGATTGAAGAATATGATGTTATTTCTACAGAGAGCTTTGTTTTAGAGCAATTTACTAAAAATGCTTTAAAGAAGATTATTCCAATAGATACTGATGCTGTTATTATTGATTTTAACAATGATTTGGGTAAGAGTGCTCTTATTACTCATTATTGTAATCTTTTGGGTGTTAAAGAGATATATGTGAAAACTGAAGATAGTGATGATGCTGAGATATTAAAAACTCTTGGTGCTACAAAAATTATATTTCCAAGTAAAGATGCTGCAAAAAGATTAACACCTTTATTAGTATCTCCTAATCTTTCTACATATAGTATTGTTGGTCATGACATTATTGTTGCTGAGACTGTTATTCCTAAAGAGTATGTTGGGAAGACTTTGCTTGAGGCTGATTTAAGAAGAGAAAAGGGCATTACTGTTATTGCTGTTAGAAATTTAAGTAATTCTAGATATGAATTTGTGGATGGAGATTATTTTTTTTTAAAAGATGATAAAATTGTGATTTGTGGTAAACCTGATAAAATTGAAAATTTTACAAATAATAAAGATTTAATAAAAGACTTAATATCAGTTTCTAAATCAGAGTGTACTTCTTCCAAGGTCAAAGTAGAGTCTAATAGATTCAGATTTTTAAAGTTTTTTGATTGTATGAAAAAATTTAACAAAGATAATGGAAATGATTAA
- a CDS encoding MinD/ParA family protein: MTKIIPVASGKGGVGKTSFVANIGYKLASLGKTVILVDLDLGGSNLHTCLGVKNTGIGIGSFINKHEKDFSNLIIKTPYKKLYLIPGDALYTGTANIPFSIKKRIIESIQRDLVADFILIDLGSGTSYNTVDFYLAAYSGIIVTVPETPSILNAYSFLKNALYRLLYLTFPPKSSEREYISNFFKNKIEGTNIKFKDLVMGMETVSLSSSLKIKKVMNNFYPRVILNRIESSEEIAMCENLINVVKNNINVPVEFIGFIPFAKSFRESVNNRIPFTDFDKNSKLNKYFEFIANNLIKSPAEGSPYIYDDIYDMIKEQSQFIRR; this comes from the coding sequence ATGACTAAAATTATTCCTGTTGCAAGTGGTAAGGGTGGTGTGGGCAAAACATCTTTTGTTGCGAATATTGGTTATAAACTTGCAAGTTTAGGCAAGACAGTAATACTTGTTGATCTTGATCTTGGTGGTTCCAATCTACATACATGTTTAGGAGTTAAGAATACTGGTATTGGAATAGGTTCTTTTATTAATAAGCATGAAAAAGATTTTTCAAATTTGATTATTAAAACGCCTTATAAGAAGCTTTATTTAATACCAGGCGATGCTCTTTATACAGGAACAGCTAATATTCCTTTTTCTATTAAAAAGAGGATAATAGAATCAATTCAAAGAGATCTTGTTGCTGATTTTATTTTGATAGATTTAGGGTCAGGTACATCTTACAATACAGTAGATTTTTATTTGGCAGCTTATAGTGGTATAATCGTTACTGTTCCAGAAACGCCCTCAATTCTTAATGCTTATTCTTTTTTAAAAAATGCACTTTATCGTCTTTTATATTTAACTTTCCCTCCAAAGAGTTCTGAGCGTGAATATATTAGTAATTTTTTTAAAAATAAAATAGAAGGTACAAATATTAAGTTTAAAGATTTAGTTATGGGGATGGAAACCGTATCTTTAAGTTCATCGCTTAAGATAAAAAAGGTGATGAATAATTTTTATCCCAGGGTTATATTAAATAGGATAGAATCTAGTGAGGAAATAGCTATGTGTGAAAATTTAATAAATGTTGTTAAAAACAATATTAATGTTCCAGTAGAATTTATTGGTTTTATTCCATTTGCCAAAAGTTTTAGAGAATCTGTTAATAATAGAATTCCATTTACTGATTTTGATAAAAATTCGAAACTCAATAAGTATTTTGAGTTTATTGCAAATAATTTAATTAAGTCTCCAGCTGAGGGTTCGCCTTATATATACGATGATATATACGATATGATTAAGGAGCAAAGTCAATTTATTAGGAGATAA
- a CDS encoding ATP-dependent 6-phosphofructokinase, with amino-acid sequence MHSLTNKDLNFRELDFEIENLGECRQDNPLIDFYANQSHIHFTDEMNMIRFNVYKNEDICNKYEDIFLEKAGPRNKIYFVPKDVKAAITTCGGLCPGFNDVIRSIVRTLWKVYGVRNVYGVKLGYQGLLPNAHLNFVKLNPDIVDDINQLGGTILGSSRGSIKPVEIVDTLEKKGINILFNIGGDGTQKGSILIAEEIERRNLKIAVVGIPKTIDNDFMFVQKSFGFETAVEQAVVAVAGAHFEANSAYNGIGLVKVMGRDSGFIAAHTALSSNDVNFCLIPELDFDIEGPNGFLAHLERRLLSKGNLDEIPHAVILIAEGAGQKYFDFDNRQRDESGNLLYEDIGLYMKAKIKAYFESKDIPITLKYIDPSYIIRSAPANASDSLYCARLGSNAVHAAMAGKTKLLVSLWSTKFVHIPIKMAVIARNKVNINGSFWRDVLASTGQPFSMKN; translated from the coding sequence ATGCATAGTCTTACGAATAAGGATTTAAATTTTAGAGAGTTGGATTTTGAAATAGAAAATTTGGGAGAATGTAGACAAGATAATCCTTTAATAGATTTTTATGCAAATCAAAGTCATATTCATTTTACTGATGAGATGAATATGATTAGGTTTAATGTTTATAAGAATGAAGATATTTGCAATAAATATGAAGATATATTTTTAGAAAAAGCTGGGCCTAGAAATAAGATTTATTTCGTCCCAAAGGATGTTAAAGCGGCAATTACTACTTGTGGGGGTCTTTGTCCTGGTTTTAATGATGTTATTCGTTCAATTGTTAGAACCTTATGGAAAGTATATGGAGTTCGTAATGTTTATGGAGTAAAATTAGGATATCAAGGATTATTGCCAAATGCTCATTTAAATTTTGTCAAACTGAATCCCGATATAGTAGATGATATTAATCAGCTTGGTGGTACAATACTTGGTTCATCAAGAGGGAGTATTAAACCTGTTGAAATAGTTGATACTTTGGAAAAAAAGGGAATTAATATTCTATTTAATATTGGTGGAGATGGAACGCAGAAGGGTTCGATTCTAATAGCTGAGGAAATAGAGAGAAGAAATTTGAAAATTGCTGTTGTAGGTATTCCAAAAACGATAGATAATGATTTTATGTTTGTTCAAAAGTCTTTTGGATTTGAGACAGCTGTAGAACAAGCTGTTGTTGCAGTTGCTGGTGCGCATTTTGAGGCAAATAGTGCTTATAATGGAATTGGGCTTGTTAAAGTTATGGGTAGAGATTCTGGATTTATTGCTGCCCATACGGCTTTATCTTCTAATGATGTTAATTTTTGTTTGATACCAGAACTAGATTTTGATATTGAGGGGCCTAATGGTTTTCTTGCTCATCTTGAGAGAAGACTATTATCAAAGGGTAATTTGGATGAAATACCTCATGCAGTAATATTAATAGCTGAGGGTGCAGGACAAAAATATTTTGATTTTGATAATCGTCAACGAGATGAATCTGGCAATTTGCTTTATGAGGATATTGGACTTTATATGAAAGCTAAGATTAAGGCATATTTTGAATCCAAGGATATTCCAATTACTCTTAAGTATATTGATCCTAGTTATATTATTAGGAGTGCTCCGGCTAATGCTAGTGATTCTCTTTATTGTGCTCGTCTTGGTTCAAATGCCGTACATGCGGCTATGGCAGGTAAGACAAAATTATTAGTTAGTTTGTGGAGTACAAAATTTGTACATATTCCAATCAAAATGGCGGTGATTGCAAGAAATAAAGTAAATATAAATGGTTCTTTCTGGAGAGATGTACTTGCAAGTACTGGTCAGCCATTTAGTATGAAGAACTAA
- a CDS encoding CoA-disulfide reductase translates to MKIIIIGGTAAGTSAAAKAKRTNKELNITIYEKTNITSFGACGIPYFIGGFFDEPNNMIARTPDEFSKNGISVFVEHEVIKVDTKNNTLQIKNLKTKQVFNDTYDKLVIATGANPIIPPISNIKLNNFYTIKNMQDGKAIKELLAKKDINDIIIIGAGYIGIEMIEAVKALRKNVRLIQLDKRILPESFDQEITNIMEEELKRNNVLVHTNEFAKSLIGKEKVKGIITNKGEYPADLIILATGVRPATEFLEGQLETLQNGAIIVNEYGETSIKNIFAAGDCATIYNIVSNQNDYIPLATTANKLGKVIGENLAGKRVSFKGTLGSASIKVLSLEAARAGLTEETALKIGIKYKTVFIKDKNHTNYYPNQEDLYIKLIYHEETKKIIGAQTIGKNGAAIRMHALSLAIYSKLTTKELGMMDFSYSPPFSKTWDALNIAGNAAK, encoded by the coding sequence ATGAAAATAATAATTATTGGGGGCACAGCTGCAGGAACGAGTGCTGCTGCAAAAGCAAAACGAACAAATAAAGAATTAAACATTACTATTTATGAAAAAACAAATATAACATCTTTTGGAGCTTGTGGAATACCATACTTCATTGGTGGTTTTTTTGATGAACCAAATAACATGATAGCAAGAACACCCGATGAATTTTCAAAAAATGGAATCTCAGTGTTTGTTGAGCATGAGGTTATTAAAGTAGATACAAAAAACAATACTTTACAAATAAAAAACCTTAAAACAAAACAGGTGTTTAATGATACCTATGATAAATTAGTAATTGCAACAGGCGCAAATCCTATAATTCCTCCAATTAGCAATATTAAACTAAATAATTTTTATACAATAAAAAATATGCAAGACGGAAAGGCGATAAAAGAGCTTTTGGCAAAAAAAGATATAAATGACATAATAATCATAGGGGCTGGATATATTGGTATTGAAATGATAGAGGCTGTTAAAGCCTTAAGAAAAAATGTACGATTAATTCAACTAGATAAAAGAATACTTCCTGAATCATTTGATCAAGAAATTACTAATATAATGGAAGAAGAATTAAAAAGAAACAATGTCTTAGTCCATACAAATGAATTTGCAAAAAGTCTAATAGGAAAAGAAAAAGTTAAGGGAATTATTACAAATAAAGGAGAATATCCAGCAGATCTTATCATTCTTGCTACAGGAGTAAGGCCTGCTACAGAATTTCTAGAAGGTCAACTTGAAACTTTACAAAATGGGGCAATAATTGTTAATGAATATGGTGAAACCAGTATAAAAAATATATTTGCCGCAGGAGATTGTGCTACAATTTACAATATTGTAAGTAATCAAAATGATTATATTCCTCTTGCAACAACAGCCAATAAATTAGGAAAGGTAATCGGTGAAAATTTAGCAGGAAAGCGTGTTTCTTTTAAGGGAACATTAGGATCTGCCTCAATTAAAGTATTATCTCTTGAAGCAGCCAGAGCTGGCCTTACAGAAGAAACTGCTTTAAAGATTGGAATTAAATATAAAACAGTCTTTATAAAAGATAAAAACCATACAAATTATTATCCAAATCAAGAAGATTTATACATTAAATTGATATATCATGAAGAAACAAAAAAAATCATTGGAGCACAAACAATTGGAAAAAATGGAGCTGCAATAAGAATGCATGCACTATCCTTAGCAATTTATTCAAAACTTACAACAAAAGAACTTGGGATGATGGACTTCTCATATTCTCCACCATTTTCAAAGACTTGGGATGCCTTAAATATTGCAGGTAATGCAGCAAAATAA
- a CDS encoding cation:dicarboxylase symporter family transporter — MDKTILYIILNITIMMILIGLLYFLHKKHISFTKRLLISLVLGIIFGISMKYFYESEPRILKETIQWINIIGIGYIRFIKMMVIPLILVSIISAIVKLTNSQDVWKMSLSVIFILIFTAGIAAAIGIHTALFFQLTADGLQSGADEIIQGNKLNRGLESLYQTPITQKISEIIPENIFADMAGTRSNSTLGIVIFAALVGIVALKVARKKPESIEFFKQIISTVQDLTSGMIILIIKSTPYAILAMITKISATSDTASIMKLGKFAFASYIAIGLTLLMHMTLIAFNRLNPITFIKKAWPVLTFAFISRSSTATIPVNVEIQTKQLGVSEGIANLASAFGASIGQNGCAAIHPAMLAIMIAPTQGINPTNPLFILQLIGIIIITSFGVAGAGGGATISSLMVLSSMNLPVELVGLLISIEPLIDMGRTSVNVSDSMVAGIITAKKLNQLDINLYNNRNEISQ; from the coding sequence ATGGATAAAACAATACTGTATATTATATTAAATATAACAATCATGATGATACTAATAGGACTTCTATATTTCCTACACAAAAAACACATTTCATTTACAAAAAGATTATTAATATCTTTAGTTCTAGGAATAATCTTTGGTATAAGCATGAAATATTTTTATGAATCAGAGCCAAGAATATTAAAAGAAACTATTCAATGGATTAATATCATAGGTATAGGATATATAAGATTTATTAAAATGATGGTAATACCACTTATACTTGTATCAATAATATCTGCAATAGTAAAATTAACAAATAGCCAAGATGTTTGGAAGATGAGTTTATCTGTAATATTTATACTCATATTTACAGCAGGAATTGCCGCAGCAATTGGCATTCACACAGCTCTCTTCTTTCAATTAACAGCAGACGGACTTCAATCTGGAGCAGATGAAATTATTCAAGGCAATAAACTAAATCGAGGTCTTGAAAGCTTATATCAAACTCCAATTACGCAAAAAATATCAGAAATTATACCTGAAAATATATTTGCAGATATGGCAGGAACAAGATCAAATTCAACACTAGGAATAGTCATATTTGCTGCCTTAGTAGGAATAGTTGCTCTTAAAGTTGCAAGAAAAAAACCAGAATCAATAGAATTTTTTAAACAAATAATATCTACAGTACAAGATTTAACTTCAGGAATGATCATTTTAATTATCAAGTCAACACCTTATGCTATATTAGCAATGATTACAAAAATATCAGCAACAAGTGATACTGCAAGCATCATGAAACTTGGAAAATTTGCATTTGCTTCTTATATTGCCATTGGTCTTACACTTTTAATGCACATGACACTAATTGCATTTAACAGGCTAAATCCAATTACATTTATTAAGAAAGCATGGCCAGTTCTAACATTTGCCTTTATATCTCGTTCTAGCACAGCAACAATACCTGTTAATGTAGAAATACAAACTAAACAATTAGGAGTTAGCGAGGGAATTGCAAATCTAGCAAGTGCTTTTGGAGCATCCATTGGACAAAATGGTTGTGCGGCCATTCATCCTGCCATGCTAGCAATAATGATTGCTCCTACTCAAGGAATAAATCCAACAAACCCTTTATTCATTCTCCAACTTATAGGAATAATAATAATAACTTCATTTGGAGTAGCTGGAGCTGGGGGTGGTGCAACAATATCTTCTTTAATGGTTCTCTCATCAATGAATCTACCTGTTGAACTTGTTGGACTATTAATATCTATTGAACCTTTAATTGATATGGGTAGAACATCTGTTAATGTAAGTGATTCAATGGTTGCAGGCATAATCACAGCAAAAAAGCTTAATCAATTAGATATCAATCTTTATAATAATAGAAATGAAATATCACAATAA